The following proteins come from a genomic window of Drosophila sulfurigaster albostrigata strain 15112-1811.04 chromosome X, ASM2355843v2, whole genome shotgun sequence:
- the LOC133848860 gene encoding uncharacterized protein LOC133848860 produces MCKLSLCLLVAIFGCLIAGSLAGVNRDSYVHRDIIVVKDVRDFAAKHPGLNLQRMERQPVSARAAAAATQSVRYTLGARITDDRLVAQNADVFNYASSNDVSLQVTYPETGAGAIVTYVEIVCTQDNNEGNAFVIAGGIGQRFISILIEAKQTNSFAYQALYYGVD; encoded by the exons atgtgcaaattgaGCTTGTGTCTGTTGGTTGCCATCTTTGGCTGTCTGATCGCTGGCAGCTTGGCTGGTGTTAATCGTGATTCCTATGTGCATCGTGACATTATTGTGGTCAAGGATGTGCGTGACTTTGCCGCCAAGCATCCGGGTCTTAACTTGCAGCGTATGGAGCGTCAACCTGTCTCGGctcgtgctgctgctgctgctacacAATCGGTGCGTTACACACTCGGAGCACGTATCACAG atGACAGATTGGTTGCCCAGAACGCCGATGTTTTCAACTATGCGTCGAGCAACGATGTCAGTCTTCAGGTGACATATCCCGAAACGGGCGCCGGTGCCATTGTCACCTACGTTGAGATCGTCTGCACCCAGGACAACAATGAGGGCAATGCCTTTGTGATTGCCGGCGGCATTGGACAGCGTTTCATCTCCATACTGATTGAGGCCAAGCAGACGAATTCGTTTGCTTATCAGGCTTTGTACTATGGCGTCGATTAG
- the LOC133847685 gene encoding LOW QUALITY PROTEIN: N-acetylgalactosaminyltransferase 7 (The sequence of the model RefSeq protein was modified relative to this genomic sequence to represent the inferred CDS: deleted 1 base in 1 codon) has translation MRVSNIRSGRICRLVLCLLVILPLLYLLANWSDHHKRVQEAYHMRFGGPKFSPQRLENRPREQPKLVEGLGNFEPKDLKPRTGPGENGDAHTLSPDKKNVADASEMEYGMNIACSDEISMHRAVRDTRLEECKHWDYPYDLPTTSVIIVFHNEGFSVLMRTVHSVIDRSPKHVLHEIILVDDFSDKENLRTKLDDYVVQFDGLVKIIRNKEREGLIRTRSRGAMEATGEVIVFLDAHCEVNLNWLPPLLAPIYRDRTVMTVPIIDGIDHKSFEYRPVYGSDNHFRGIFEWGMLYKENEVPRREQRRRAHNSEPYRSPTHAGGLFAINREYFLELGAYDPGLLVWGGENFELSFKIWQCGGSIEWVPCSRVGHVYRGFMPYNFGKLASKKKGPLITINYKRVIETWFDDTHKEFFYTREPLARFLDMGDISEQLALKKRLNCKSFQWFMDNIAYDVVDKFPALPANLHWGELRSVASDGCLDSMGHQPPAIMGLSYCHGGGNNQLVRLNAVGQLGVGERCVEADRQGIKLAVCRLGTVDGPWSYNEHTKHLLHRVHKKCMALHPTTQQLSLGQCDVNDGYQKWLFKEIRPHW, from the exons ATGCGTGTGAGCAACATACGCAGCGGACGGATTTGCCGCCTTGTGCTTTGCCTGCTGGTCATCTTGCCGCTGCTCTATCTGCTGGCCAACTGGAGTGACCATCACAAGCGTGTCCAGGAGGCGTATCACATGCGCTTCGGCGGTCCCAAATTCAGTCCTCAGCGTCTCGAGAATCGGCCACGTGAACAGCCCAAGTTGGTGGAAG GTCTGGGTAACTTTGAGCCCAAGGATCTGAAGCCACGCACGGGTCCAGGAGAGAATGGCGATGCTCACACACTGTCGCCGGACAAGAAGAATGTGGCGGATGCTTCCGAGATGGAGTATGGCATGAATATTGCCTGCTCCGATGAGATATCGATGCATCGTGCGGTGCGCGATACGCGTCTCGAGGAGTGCAAGCATTGGGATTATCCATATGATTTGCCCACAACAAGTGTGATTATTGTATTCCATAATGAGGGCTTTTCGGTGTTGATGCGCACCGTGCATTCGGTTATTGATCGTTCTCCCAAGCATGTGCTGCATGAAATCATTTTGGTCGATGACTTCTCCGATAAGGAGAATCTACGCACTAAACTGGACGATTACGTTGTGCAGTTCGATGGCCTGGTCAAGATCATACGCAACAAGGAGCGCGAGGGTCTTATTCGCACACGTTCCCGAGGTGCCATGGAGGCGACAG GCGAGGTCATTGTCTTCCTCGATGCGCATTGCGAGGTGAATCTGAATTGGCTGCCACCGCTGCTGGCGCCCATCTATCGGGATCGCACAGTGATGACGGTGCCCATCATCGATGGCATCGATCACAAGTCCTTCGAGTATCGTCCCGTCTATGGCAGCGACAATCATTTCCGCGGCATCTTCGAGTGGGGAATGCTGTACAAGGAGAACGAGGTGCCGCGCAGGGAGCAGCGTCGTCGTGCCCACAACTCGGAACCCTATCGCAGTCCCACACACGCCGGCGGACTGTTTGCCATCAATCGCGAATACTTCCTCGAGCTGGGAGCCTACGATCCCGGTCTGCTGGTCTGGGGTGGCGAGAACTTTGAGCTGAGCTTCAAGATTTGGCAATGTGGAGGTAGCATTGAATGGGTGCCTTGCTCCCGTGTGGGTCACGTCTATCGTGGCTTTATGCCCTACAATTTCGGCAAGCTGGCGAGCAAGAAGAAGGGTCCATTGATCACGATCAACTACAAGCGTGTGATTGAGACCTGGTTCGATGATACACACAAGGAATTCTTTTACACACGCGAGCCACTCGCTCGCTTCTTGGACATGGGCGATATCAGTGAACAGCTGGCGCTGAAGAAGCGTCTCAATTGCAAATCCTTTCAATGGTTTATGGATAACATTGCCTACGATGTCGTCGATAAGTTCCCAGCGCTGCCCGCTAACTTGCATTGGGGTGAACTGCGTTCCGTGGCCTCCGATGGCTGCCTGGACTCGATGGGACATCAGCCGCCTGCGATTATGGGTCTCTCCTATTGTCATGGCGGTGGCAACAATCAGCTGGTGCGTCTGAATGCCGTTGGCCAGCTGGGCGTCGGCGAACGTTGTGTGGAAGCGGATCGTCAGGGCATTAAGTTGGCCGTCTGTCGACTGGGCACTGTGGATGGACCCTGGAGCTACAATGAGCATACCAAACATCTGTTGCATCGTGTGCAC AAAAAGTGCATGGCATTGCATCCGACGACGCAACAATTGTCGCTGGGACAATGCGATGTCAACGACGGCTATCAGAAGTGGCTCTTCAAGGAGATACGTCCTCATTGGTAG
- the LOC133847630 gene encoding scoloptoxin SSD14 isoform X1: MRFILSKKFVIWLVIAALIFTGLTLGLVFGLRSRETRYITGAVVSNGIGCAEVGGTMLKDGGSAVDAAIATLLCEGIMLPHSMGIGGGFVATIYTRRTRKVETVIARESAPAAAHKEMFVGQESVTGATAGAVPGEILGYWEMHQKYGRLPWKNLFQPSIKLAREGHVVSRYLAAAIKSRLTQIQNDPGLSQMFLNEQGEPYEEHDYMKRTSLANTLERIANNGAGEIYDGGETGVKFVEDIQKLGGIITVDDLKNFKVRWESDGHISANVTGGFTLYTTPLPSSGPVLAFILNVMSELYASDEGVYWQRVVETFKHAYGQRTNLGDYENDPEYGDSIKEQLEKILGDELATSVRQMIKDDSTSQDFVHYGGNFTVEPDHGTAHMNVLAANGDAVSITSTINTYFGSKVASPQTGIILNDEMDDFSTPGVINGFGVPASPANYIYPHKRPMSSMNPCIIVDANGDVRLLVGAAGGTKITTSVAAVIMKYLIRHEGMDRAINDGRLHHQLIPMVVDYEEDASEEIIEYLRKVGHVMTDNPGDGGFAAVTAIGALNEPEPFFDRRRVGSVLTITATNKMQH; encoded by the exons ATTCATACTAAGCAAGAAGTTCGTTATATGGCTGGTGATTGCCGCTCTAATCTTCACGGGTTTGACACTGGGCCTCGTCTTTGGTTTAAGATCGCGTGAGACGCGATACATCACTGGCGCCGTCGTCTCCAATGGCATCGGTTGTGCCGAGGTCGGTGGCACTATGCTCAAGGATGGCGGCTCCGCTGTGGATGCTGCGATTGCGACGCTCCTCTGCGAGGGCATCATGTTGCCCCATTCGATGGGCATTGGCGGCGGTTTTGTGGCCACGATTTACACGCGTCGCACCCGGAAAGTGGAGACGGTGATTGCCCGTGAATCGGCGCCAGCTGCTGCCCACAAGGAGATGTTTGTGGGTCAGGAGTCGGTGACGGGTGCCACGGCGGGCGCTGTGCCCGGCGAGATTCTTGGCTATTGGGAGATGCATCAGAAGTACGGACGTCTGCCGTGGAAGAATCTCTTTCAGCCATCGATAAAATTGGCACGCGAGGGTCATGTGGTGTCGCGTTATTTGGCCGCTGCGATTAAATCGAGACTGACCCAAATCCAAAACGATCCGGGACTATCGCAAATGTTCCTCAACGAGCAGGGCGAGCCCTATGAGGAGCATGATTATATGAAGCGCACCTCGTTGGCCAATACGCTCGAGCGTATTGCCAACAATGGAGCTGGCGAGATTTACGATGGCGGCGAGACGGGCGTCAAGTTTGTCGAGGATATTCAGAAACTGGGTGGCATTATCACCGTGGATGATCTGAAGAACTTCAA AGTGCGCTGGGAAAGCGATGGTCATATCTCGGCCAATGTAACGGGTGGCTTCACGCTCTACACGACGCCCCTGCCCTCGAGTGGTCCCGTCCTGGCCTTCATACTGAATGTGATGAGCGAATTGTATGCGAGTGACGAAGGTGTCTATTGGCAGCGTGTGGTGGAGACCTTCAAGCATGCTTACGGTCAGCGCACCAATCTGGGTGACTATGAGAACGATCCGGAGTATGGTGACAGCATTAAGGAGCAGCTGGAGAAGATCCTGGGCGATGAGTTGGCCACGAGTGTGCGACAAATGATCAAGGATGATTCGACGTCACAGGATTTTGTGCATTACGGTGGAAATTTCACTGTTGAGCCCGATCATGGCACAGCGCATATGAATGTGCTGGCTGCCAATGGTGATGCCGTCTCGATAACGAGCACAATTAACACATA CTTTGGCTCCAAGGTGGCATCACCACAAACGGGAATTATCTTGAACGATGAGATGGACGATTTCTCCACGCCGGGCGTCATCAACGGCTTTGGTGTGCCAGCGTCGCCCGCAAATTACATTTATCCACATAAGCGTCCCATGTCTTCGATGAATCCTTGCATCATTGTCGATGCCAACGGCGATGTGCGTCTACTTGTCGGTGCTGCTGGCGGCACCAAGATCACAACGAGTGTGGCAGCG GTAATAATGAAGTATCTCATACGCCACGAGGGCATGGACCGGGCAATCAATGATGGTCGGCTGCATCATCAGTTGATACCAATGGTGGTCGACTATGAGGAAGATGCCAGTGAGGAGATTATCGAATATCTGAGAAAGGTTGGACACGTGATGACCGATAATCCCGGCGATGGTGGATTTGCGGCTGTGACCGCAATTGGTGCGCTCAATGAGCCGGAGCCATTCTTTGATCGTCGTCGTGTTGGCAGCGTTCTCACCATAACGGCGACCAACAAAATGCAGCATTAG
- the LOC133847630 gene encoding scoloptoxin SSD14 isoform X2, which translates to MLKDGGSAVDAAIATLLCEGIMLPHSMGIGGGFVATIYTRRTRKVETVIARESAPAAAHKEMFVGQESVTGATAGAVPGEILGYWEMHQKYGRLPWKNLFQPSIKLAREGHVVSRYLAAAIKSRLTQIQNDPGLSQMFLNEQGEPYEEHDYMKRTSLANTLERIANNGAGEIYDGGETGVKFVEDIQKLGGIITVDDLKNFKVRWESDGHISANVTGGFTLYTTPLPSSGPVLAFILNVMSELYASDEGVYWQRVVETFKHAYGQRTNLGDYENDPEYGDSIKEQLEKILGDELATSVRQMIKDDSTSQDFVHYGGNFTVEPDHGTAHMNVLAANGDAVSITSTINTYFGSKVASPQTGIILNDEMDDFSTPGVINGFGVPASPANYIYPHKRPMSSMNPCIIVDANGDVRLLVGAAGGTKITTSVAAVIMKYLIRHEGMDRAINDGRLHHQLIPMVVDYEEDASEEIIEYLRKVGHVMTDNPGDGGFAAVTAIGALNEPEPFFDRRRVGSVLTITATNKMQH; encoded by the exons ATGCTCAAGGATGGCGGCTCCGCTGTGGATGCTGCGATTGCGACGCTCCTCTGCGAGGGCATCATGTTGCCCCATTCGATGGGCATTGGCGGCGGTTTTGTGGCCACGATTTACACGCGTCGCACCCGGAAAGTGGAGACGGTGATTGCCCGTGAATCGGCGCCAGCTGCTGCCCACAAGGAGATGTTTGTGGGTCAGGAGTCGGTGACGGGTGCCACGGCGGGCGCTGTGCCCGGCGAGATTCTTGGCTATTGGGAGATGCATCAGAAGTACGGACGTCTGCCGTGGAAGAATCTCTTTCAGCCATCGATAAAATTGGCACGCGAGGGTCATGTGGTGTCGCGTTATTTGGCCGCTGCGATTAAATCGAGACTGACCCAAATCCAAAACGATCCGGGACTATCGCAAATGTTCCTCAACGAGCAGGGCGAGCCCTATGAGGAGCATGATTATATGAAGCGCACCTCGTTGGCCAATACGCTCGAGCGTATTGCCAACAATGGAGCTGGCGAGATTTACGATGGCGGCGAGACGGGCGTCAAGTTTGTCGAGGATATTCAGAAACTGGGTGGCATTATCACCGTGGATGATCTGAAGAACTTCAA AGTGCGCTGGGAAAGCGATGGTCATATCTCGGCCAATGTAACGGGTGGCTTCACGCTCTACACGACGCCCCTGCCCTCGAGTGGTCCCGTCCTGGCCTTCATACTGAATGTGATGAGCGAATTGTATGCGAGTGACGAAGGTGTCTATTGGCAGCGTGTGGTGGAGACCTTCAAGCATGCTTACGGTCAGCGCACCAATCTGGGTGACTATGAGAACGATCCGGAGTATGGTGACAGCATTAAGGAGCAGCTGGAGAAGATCCTGGGCGATGAGTTGGCCACGAGTGTGCGACAAATGATCAAGGATGATTCGACGTCACAGGATTTTGTGCATTACGGTGGAAATTTCACTGTTGAGCCCGATCATGGCACAGCGCATATGAATGTGCTGGCTGCCAATGGTGATGCCGTCTCGATAACGAGCACAATTAACACATA CTTTGGCTCCAAGGTGGCATCACCACAAACGGGAATTATCTTGAACGATGAGATGGACGATTTCTCCACGCCGGGCGTCATCAACGGCTTTGGTGTGCCAGCGTCGCCCGCAAATTACATTTATCCACATAAGCGTCCCATGTCTTCGATGAATCCTTGCATCATTGTCGATGCCAACGGCGATGTGCGTCTACTTGTCGGTGCTGCTGGCGGCACCAAGATCACAACGAGTGTGGCAGCG GTAATAATGAAGTATCTCATACGCCACGAGGGCATGGACCGGGCAATCAATGATGGTCGGCTGCATCATCAGTTGATACCAATGGTGGTCGACTATGAGGAAGATGCCAGTGAGGAGATTATCGAATATCTGAGAAAGGTTGGACACGTGATGACCGATAATCCCGGCGATGGTGGATTTGCGGCTGTGACCGCAATTGGTGCGCTCAATGAGCCGGAGCCATTCTTTGATCGTCGTCGTGTTGGCAGCGTTCTCACCATAACGGCGACCAACAAAATGCAGCATTAG